A window of the Gossypium hirsutum isolate 1008001.06 chromosome A05, Gossypium_hirsutum_v2.1, whole genome shotgun sequence genome harbors these coding sequences:
- the LOC107957539 gene encoding inactive poly [ADP-ribose] polymerase RCD1: MIFSSNPTRPVGVVFFRLWKIFFPLKYFENCKRFLIFETFQLSREKKSTAAQMNDMVEAIGIPPPEPSFSSPSSSRKRGSGGCYCRIRSCCSRRIFSQNNANFERSAVPSRFMYYRCGSWLNFSDDDLQTVRTGFLERKPIIEAVIDGAKYIIDFKRMQQINYSTGNWRSVAWIDEDGKCFFPNVFFCNEDLCKSEYENERDDDINCDCKKKNNRTPEIDIVSKIDRTSSERKQVDGSESSSDKAVGVNVIRTVEWPNAKRLKETEREYMVVYNHFFDGIRRVDNGASVTSIYQCNWETHLDKARLVIFQKQIEITKAERGTSNVTYAWYGASAKVVGSVLAYGFGLPNKVTPIDVYGNGVYLSPVELPHLSAILADADENGVRHLILCRVILGNIEKVEAGSQQYLSSSVNFDTGSDDPSNPRWYVVWSHNANMYILPESVVSFTTLGNTHGPVRPIFSIQKLLRKLRGSLPPAKFEEIVTSYCSYRAGAGTKGDFTKKLRLVVGDDEFLKSAVMEIGSNSFQSIQHLNY; this comes from the exons ATGATTTTCTCTTCCAATCCTACCAGACCAGTAGGAGTGGTGTTTTTTCGTTTGTGGAAAATTTTCTTTCCTTTGAAGTACTTTGAGAATTGTAAacgatttttaatttttgaaactttTCAACTTTCAAGGGAAAAGAAATCAACGGCGGCGCAAATGAACGATATGGTGGAAGCCATTGGGATTCCTCCTCCGGAGCCATCGTTCTCCTCACCTTCCAGTTCAAGGAAACGCGGCAGCGGTGGCTGCTACTGCCGCATTCGGTCTTGTTGTTCGAGACGAATTTTCTCGCAGAACAATGCGAATTTCGAACGGAGCGCGGTTCCGTCGCGGTTCATGTACTATCGCTGTGGTTCTTGGTTGAATTTCTCGGACGATGATTTACAAACGGTGCGTACAGGTTTCTTGGAGCGGAAACCAATTATTGAAGCAGTGATCGACGGTGCAAAGTATATAATTGATTTTAAGAGGATGCAGCAGATCAATTACTCGACAGGAAATTGGCGGTCAGTTGCTTGGATCGATGAAGATGGCAAGTGTTTTTTCCCCAACGTGTTTTTCTGCAATGAAGACTTGTGCAAATCTGAATATGAAAACGAAAGGGATGATGATATCAACTGCGACTGCAAAAAGAAGAATAATCGCACTCCTGAGATTGATATTGTGAGTAAAATTGATCGAACTTCTTCGGAAAGAAAGCAAGTTGATGGGTCAGAAAGTTCCTCTGACAAAGCCGTGGGAGTAAATGTGATTAGAACTGTTGAATGGCCTAATGCGAAAAGGTTGAAAGAAACAGAGAGAGAGTATATGGTCGTTTATAACCATTTCTTTGACGGAATAAGGAGGGTAGATAATGGAGCTAGCGTTACTTCGATTTATCAGTGCAATTGGGAAACGCATTTGGATAAGGCAAGGCTTGTAATTTTCCAGAAACAGATTGAGATTACTAAGGCTGAAAGAGGCACTTCAAATGTGACTTATGCGTGGTATGGGGCTTCCGCCAAGGTTGTGGGAAGTGTTTTGGCTTATGGTTTTGGGTTGCCCAATAAGGTTACTCCTATTGATGTTTACGGGAATGGCGTTTATCTGTCTCCCGTAGAGTTGCCACACTTGAG TGCAATTCTAGCTGATGCAGATGAAAATGGTGTGAGACATCTTATTCTGTGCCGAGTTATATTGGGAAATATTGAGAAAGTGGAAGCTGGATCTCAACAATATCTCTcatcaagtgtgaattttgataCTGGTTCTGATGATCCTAGCAACCCAAGGTGGTATGTAGTATGGTCACATAATGCGAACATGTATATTCTTCCCGAAAGTGTTGTGAGTTTCACAACTTTGGGTAACACGCATG GTCCAGTGAGGCCAATTTTTTCCATTCAAAAATTGTTAAGGAAGTTGAGGGGCTCTCTTCCTCCTGCCAAATTCGAGGAAATAGTAACTTCATACTGTTCATATAGG GCTGGAGCAGGGACCAAGGGTGATTTTACTAAGAAACTGCGACTGGTTGTTGGCGATGACGAGTTTCTGAAATCTGCTGTTATGGAAATTGGTTCTAACTCATTTCAAAGTATCCAGCATTTGAATTACTGA